A segment of the bacterium genome:
GACTTCCACGCCCTGGCGCTGGAGCGTCATGACGGCGTCGTTCATGCGGATGAGCGTCGGGTCCACCGCGGGGCCACAGATGCCGGTGGGGCAGCACATGGCGGGATCATAGATCTCGACTTTCATGGCCGGTCACCTCCTGCCGGGGATGCTGGGCGAGCCCCGTGACGACGGTGCTCACATGATGGCGTTGAAGAGATACCCGACGAACATGATCCCGACGCCGACTACGCCGGCGAACGTCGCGATCAGCCGCGGGCGCAGCACCTTGCGGAGGATGATCATCTCGGGGAGCGAGAGGGCGATCACCGCCATCATGAAGGCCAGGACCGTGCCGAGCGCCGCCCCCTTGCCGAGCAGCGCCTCGACCACCGGGATGATCCCCGCCGCGTTGCTGTACATCGGGATGCCGATCAGCACCGAGAGCGGCACGGACCACCAGGCGCCGCGCCCCATGAAGGACGCCATGAAGTTCTCCGGGACGTAGCCGTGGATCCCGGCGCCGACGGCGATGCCGAGCACGACATAGATCCAGACCCTGCCCACGATGTCGCGCACGGCGTCGACGCCGTGCTGGATGCGCCGCGCAAAGGGGAGTCGCTCGTCGAGCCCGCCCTCGCCCCCCGTGCCGATCGCCTCGTAGACCCACGGCTCGACGTGGCGCTCCATGCCGATCCTGCCGATGGTCCAGCCGGCGAGCATCGCGATCACCAGCCCGGTGCCGAGATAGAGCGCGGCGATCTTCCAGCCGAAGAGACCGAAGAGGAGCACGAGGGCGATCTCGTTGACCATCGGCGCGGAGATCAGGAACGAGAAGGTCACGCCGAGCGGGACGCCGGCGGTCACGAAGCCGATGAAGAGCGGAACGGCCGAGCAGGAACAGAAGGGGGTGACGATGCCCAGCAGGGCCGCCATGACGTTGCCGGCGGCCTCGCGCCTGCCGGCGAGGATGCGGCGCGCCCGTTCCGCGGTGAAGTAGGAGCGGACGATGCCGACGACAAACACCACGATGGTCAGCAGCAGAAGGACCTTCGGCGTGTCGTAGAGGAAGAACTCGACGGCCGAGGCGAGGTGCGTCCCCTCGGCCAAGCCGAAGAGCCGGTAGGTCAGCCACTTCGCCAGAGGCAGGAGGCTGCGGTAGGCGACCCACCACACGGCGAGACCGATGCCGCCGGCGAGCAACGTTCGCCTGGGAAACGACGCTGCCCCGGTCAGGCCGGCCGGGCTCATGGGTATCGCAGTGCCGGCCAGGGGACTCGCTTCTTTATCGGCGGTCACCATCGCAGTCCTCCGGATCGCTGTTGCTTTTTCAGTAAGATGTAGACATACTACTCTCGATTCGTCGTATGTCAACATATAGGAGGCAACGATGAGCCTGCGACGGTACGAGGCGGTGATGAAGGCCGTTGCCGATCCCACTCGCGTCAGGATCCTCAAGATGCTCGAGCCGGGCGAACTCTGTGTCTGTCAGATCATCGCCGTCCTCGCCCTCACTCCCTCCACGGTCTCCAAGCACCTCTCCCTGCTCAAGTCGGCGGGGCTCGTCAATGACCGCAAGGAGAAGAAATGGGTTCACTACTCGCTCGACCGGACGAGTGCAGACCCTTATGTCGCCGGGATTCTCCGGGAGCTTGCAGACTGGCTCGTCGATGATCGAACGATTCTCGCCGATCGGGGGCGACTCGCAGAGGCGAGGAAGGATGTTGGCCCGAGTGCCTGTGCGGTCGGGTCCTGTGTCGAGGCCAGGCCATGAGAGGAAGGCCGCCGGTGGTCGAGGTGCTTTCGCTCCCCGGATGCCCGGGCGCAGAGCGGGCGCTGAGCATGGCCCGGGAGATTGCCGCAGCGCTGGCGCCCGGAGCCGACGTGCGCGACATCCGGCTGACGGAGGCCGAAGCCAGGGAGAGGGGATTCCCGGGCTCGCCGACCGTGCTCGTGGACGGCAGGGACATCGAGGGACGTGAGCCGCACGCCGCGGGCATCGCCTGACGCGCGTACGAGACCGGCGGGGTCCCGCCGGCGTGGATGCTCGAGACGGCAGTCCTGAGGGCGCTCGCGCCTCGCCACATCCTCTTCCTGTGCGTGCAGAACTCCGCACGCAGCCAGCTCGCGGAGGGGATCGCGCGCTTCCTGGCGCCGCCGGGAGTGACGGTCTCCTCGGCCGGCTCGAATCCTTCCTCCGTGCGGCCGCAGGCGATCCGGGTCCTCAAGGAGATCGGGATCGACATCTCCGCGCAGCGCTCCAAGGCGATGGACGAGATCGACGCGGCCTCTGTGGAAGCCGTCGTAACGCTCTGCGCCGAGGAGGTCTGTCCGCTCTTCCTCGGCGGTGCGGTCAAGCTGCACTGGGGGCTCCCGGACCCGGCAAAGGCCCCGGGCGACGACACGGCCCGGCTGGAAGCCTTTCGCGGCACGCGGGATGAACTGTTCCGCCGCCTGAAGCTGCTCTTCGACGGCTGGAAGAGCCGATCCTGAGGCAGGGGAATGAGGTGTTCAAGACAATACCTGTCGGGACGAAGGTCTCACGCCTGCAGGCGCAGGCCCGTGAAGGAGGGATCCGCATGAGAAACGGCTTCATCGTGGCCCTTGCCACAGTCTTGATCCTGTCCCTGCCCCTGGCGGCGGGGGCCGCGCCTTCGTCGCCTCCCGCGCAGGCCCCGCCCTCGGGCGTGGCGGGAACCGCGGGGGAGCGCCCGCTCGTCGAGGTCGACGATCTCCTGAAGGCGCCGGAGAAGCACCAGGGCGCGCTGCGGGTGCGGGGCATGGTGCGGAAGGTCTTCGCGAAGGAACAGCGGCTGGGGCTGCTCGACGCGCGCTACGCGAACTGCTGCTCGACGCCGTGCGAGACCGAGAAGCTCCTGCCCGTGGCCTGGGCGGGCGAGATGCCGAGAGTGCGGGCGCTGGTGCTGATCTCGGGCGACATCCAACGGCGCGACGGGAAGATGGAGTTCGTCGCCACGGGCATCGAGCCGGCGGCGCCGGCTGGCGGCACGTCCAAATGAGATCCCCCGCGGTCGCGGCCAGGGAGGCGCTCCTCCCGTTGGCGGTCTTTGCCGCGACCGTGCTGGTGCACTATCTCTGGGTGGGGAGGGCGCCGGAACCGGCGGTGGTCGAGTCCCCGTGGGCCTCGCTCCCCTCGGACGCGCCCTCGGCGCTGGCCAGCTACGTCGACGCCGGCGACTATTGGCTGGGCTACTCCTATGGGCTGTCGCTGGCGTTCGCGACGACGGCGGTGCGCGCCTTCGCACGGGGAAAGTCTGCCGCCGGCGGCTTCGCGCTGGGCGGGCTCACCTTTTCCGGCCTGCTGGCCGCGGGCGGCTGCTACCTGCTCGGCTGCTGCGGCTCCCCGATGCTCGTGGTCTACCTGAACCTCTTCGGCGCCGGATACCTCCCGTTCGCGAAGCCGCTGCTCGCGGCGCTGACGACGGTGTCGATCCTTGGCGCCTGGTGGTGGATGGCACGCGTCGCGCGCAAGCGGGCCGCCTGCTGCCCGGCGAGCGTGACATGAAGGAACTCAACGTCCGGTGGCAACGTCTTCTCGACGAGGCGAACCAGACCTGCCCTCGGTGCGGCACCACGGAGGCGGAGGTCGAGAGGGCAATCGACCTCCTGCGGCAAGCCATGAAGCCGCTGGGCATCGCGGTGCTTCTCGAGAAGGAGGCGCTCAGCCCGGAGACGTTCGCCGCTGCCCCTCTCGAGTCCAACCGGATCTGGGTAGGCGGCGCGCCGATCGAGTGGTGGCTCGCCGCCACCAGCGGCCAGAGCCAGTGCTGTGACGCGTGCGGGGATGCCGATTGCAGGACCATGACGGTGGACGGAAGAACGTACGAAGCCATTCCGGTCGAACTGATCGTGAAGGCCGGCCTGCTCGCTGCCGCGAGGCTGCTCACTCCGGCACCGCCGCACGACGCCGGGGGCGGCGGGGAGGGGGAGCCGCCGCGCGGGCCGGCGCTGCCGACGACGCGCTGCGGCTGCGGCTGAGTCAATTGCGATGCAGTGGAGGAGACGATGAAGATCACGGTCTACGGTCCGGGATGCAGGAAGTGCCACGAGGCCGAGGAGCTTGTGAAGCGCGTGGTTGCCGAGCTCGGCTCCGACGCGGTGGTCGAGAAAGTCAGCGACCTCCAGGCGATGATGAAGCTGGGGATCATCAGCACGCCGGGCGTGGCCGTCGACGGCGTGCTCAAGGTCGCTGGACGGATTCCCAAGGCGGACGAGATCAGGGGTTGGCTCGGGAAGTAGGGTGCCTGGGTCGATGAAGACCGGAGCGAAGCTTGCGACTGTCGCCCTCCTCGCGGTGGCCGTGGCGGCCACGTTTGCGTTGCGGAGCGGGAAGAGGGCCGAGTATGTGGCCCGGCCCGAGCCGGTCGCCGTGCAGACACCGCAGGCACCGGGAGGCTCGGCGCCGCCGGCAAGTCCCGCGCCCGGGCAGGAGGCTGCGTCACCGGTGGCTGCCGCGCCCGTCCGCGCCAATCCGCCCGCCGGCACGCCGCCGGTCGCGACGGCAGCCAGGCCCCGTATTCTCGAACTCGGCTCGATGCGCTGCCAAGCCTGCCTGGAAATGGCGAAGGTGCTCCATGCCCTGCGGGCCAGCCAGGGGACGAAGCTCCGGGTGGACTTCATCGACGTGTTCGAGGAGCCGGCAGCCGCCGAGCGCTACAACATCGCGCTGATCCCGACGCAGATCCTCTTCGACGCGGCCGGCAAGGAGATCTTCCGCCACCAGGGCTTCTTTTCCCACGACGATATCCTCGCCACGTTCCGCCAACTCGGCGTGCAGCTCTAGCCGGACCCCGCGATGGAAGCTCTATTCGCCTCGCTGAGCCGCGCCGTCGAGAGTTCCCCCGTCGTCGCCCTCGGGGCTTCG
Coding sequences within it:
- a CDS encoding thioredoxin family protein; protein product: MKTGAKLATVALLAVAVAATFALRSGKRAEYVARPEPVAVQTPQAPGGSAPPASPAPGQEAASPVAAAPVRANPPAGTPPVATAARPRILELGSMRCQACLEMAKVLHALRASQGTKLRVDFIDVFEEPAAAERYNIALIPTQILFDAAGKEIFRHQGFFSHDDILATFRQLGVQL
- a CDS encoding thioredoxin family protein, giving the protein MKITVYGPGCRKCHEAEELVKRVVAELGSDAVVEKVSDLQAMMKLGIISTPGVAVDGVLKVAGRIPKADEIRGWLGK
- a CDS encoding arsenate reductase ArsC; this encodes MLETAVLRALAPRHILFLCVQNSARSQLAEGIARFLAPPGVTVSSAGSNPSSVRPQAIRVLKEIGIDISAQRSKAMDEIDAASVEAVVTLCAEEVCPLFLGGAVKLHWGLPDPAKAPGDDTARLEAFRGTRDELFRRLKLLFDGWKSRS
- a CDS encoding metalloregulator ArsR/SmtB family transcription factor encodes the protein MSLRRYEAVMKAVADPTRVRILKMLEPGELCVCQIIAVLALTPSTVSKHLSLLKSAGLVNDRKEKKWVHYSLDRTSADPYVAGILRELADWLVDDRTILADRGRLAEARKDVGPSACAVGSCVEARP
- a CDS encoding DUF2703 domain-containing protein yields the protein MKELNVRWQRLLDEANQTCPRCGTTEAEVERAIDLLRQAMKPLGIAVLLEKEALSPETFAAAPLESNRIWVGGAPIEWWLAATSGQSQCCDACGDADCRTMTVDGRTYEAIPVELIVKAGLLAAARLLTPAPPHDAGGGGEGEPPRGPALPTTRCGCG
- a CDS encoding permease, yielding MSPAGLTGAASFPRRTLLAGGIGLAVWWVAYRSLLPLAKWLTYRLFGLAEGTHLASAVEFFLYDTPKVLLLLTIVVFVVGIVRSYFTAERARRILAGRREAAGNVMAALLGIVTPFCSCSAVPLFIGFVTAGVPLGVTFSFLISAPMVNEIALVLLFGLFGWKIAALYLGTGLVIAMLAGWTIGRIGMERHVEPWVYEAIGTGGEGGLDERLPFARRIQHGVDAVRDIVGRVWIYVVLGIAVGAGIHGYVPENFMASFMGRGAWWSVPLSVLIGIPMYSNAAGIIPVVEALLGKGAALGTVLAFMMAVIALSLPEMIILRKVLRPRLIATFAGVVGVGIMFVGYLFNAIM